Within Nitrospira sp. MA-1, the genomic segment CGGGGATGTTTATAGTACAGGCCTAATTCTGAGTCAGATAACTGGTTGAGCGGCCGATGAAGGACTTGTGGGAGGTTCAAGAGCCCCACGTCATGGAGGAGGCCCGCGCTTGCCAAGTGTTGTAACGTGGTGTTGTCCAACCCCACAGCTCGTCCAAGTAACACGCATAATGTACTGACCGCGAGCGCGTGATCGTACAAGACAGGAGAAAAGTCTCTTGTCCGAATCATGGCGATGCAGGCTTCTTCATGTCCGAGGGTTTCAGCCATAACGGATTCAGTGATTTGATGAACCTGTTCTATGGCGAGCCCTCCGGTTTTCTGTAGTGTGTGGAGGATATCCTGCACGCCCTCAAGCATATACTTCCGCACCAGCTTCATCGTGGTGAGTTCACCGGATAGTGATTTTCCCTGAATAGAGGGTGAGAGCAGCTGAAGACGTTCAGTTCTCGGGGGGACGGAGGAATCACGTATCGGAGGACCCTGTTTGGATGAGACCTCATCATTTTGAGTCTGTGGCAGTTCAGAATCTGATGCCACATCATGTCCACGATTAGTGTCAATCGTGATTTCTTGAATTCCGGCCTGTTGTAATTTGGCAATGTCACTTGAATCTTTAATGAGAAACCGGTGCACGAGGAAGGGAGTCTTCAACCATGAGCGATCGATTCCACAGAGGTACATTCCGACTTGAACCGATGTTGTTGGAATTCGTTTGATGGCCATAGGTTTACCGATGAGACGTTTTAGAATGGAAATCTCATTCCCTCAATTGAGGAAAATGCCCGATGTCTTCTTCGGTGTTCTTTCGCGCGTTCTTAATCTTCTCCGTCATTGCCGGACATGTGATGAGATTGAAGCGCTCCCCCTATCAAGAATGTCCCTGTTGTCCGGTGAAAGAAACATCTATGAATTGATAAAGCCTAGGGACGATCAGAGAACGCAAGAGATGGTGCCTGCCCTCGTAAAGCTTAAGTGTGCTCCTTGCCAGGCCGAAAAGGTGAAGACAGCTTTCACGG encodes:
- a CDS encoding DUF3391 domain-containing protein — translated: MAIKRIPTTSVQVGMYLCGIDRSWLKTPFLVHRFLIKDSSDIAKLQQAGIQEITIDTNRGHDVASDSELPQTQNDEVSSKQGPPIRDSSVPPRTERLQLLSPSIQGKSLSGELTTMKLVRKYMLEGVQDILHTLQKTGGLAIEQVHQITESVMAETLGHEEACIAMIRTRDFSPVLYDHALAVSTLCVLLGRAVGLDNTTLQHLASAGLLHDVGLLNLPQVLHRPLNQLSDSELGLYYKHPRRGVDMLSQQSCLADEVDTLIREHHIALDGSGYLAKSDPAKIHTPTRILRIVDEYDELLTGHHTGNPVPVRIALQTLYQQGRKGLLDGELVATFINLIGIYPTYALVELSTGERGIVTANSRDNLLQPTILLIQDEIHRPLPEPIPFNVSVLSSHEPRPEIVRVLAPEQVGIDLDSALENWMTL